Sequence from the Pseudomonas sp. LS.1a genome:
TCGGCACCTGTTGCTTGAGCCGCTGCTGGGCCTGCTGGTACAGGGCGGTGCGCTGCGCGCGGTCGGTGACCTGCTTGGCCTGCTTGACCAGGCTGTCGTACTGCGGGTCGCACCATAGCGAGTAGTTGTTGCTGCCGATGGCATCGCAGTTGTAGAGGGTGCCCAGCCAGTTGTCCGGGTCGCCGTTGTCCCCGGTCCAGCCGATCAGGGCGATATCGTGCTCGCCGCTTTTCATGCGCTTGAGGTACTCGCCCCATTCGTAGCTGACAATGCGCACCTTGAAGCCGAGCTTGCTCCAGTCGGCCTGGAGCATTTCCGCCATCAGCTTGGCGTTGGGGTTGTACGGGCGCTGCACCGGCATGGCCCACAGGGTGATCTCGGTACCCGGCTTGACCCCGGCCTGCTGCAGTAGCTGCTTGGCCTTTTCCGGGTCGAAGGGCGCGTCCTTGAGGCTGTCGTCATAGGACCACTGGGTCGGCGGCATGGCGTTGACTGCCAACTGGCCGGAGTCCTGGTACACGGCCTGGATGATCGCCTGCTTGTTCACCGCCATGTCCATCGCCTGGCGCACTTCCAGGCGGTCGAACGGTGGGTGTTGGGTGTTGTAGGCGATGTAGCCGAGGTTGAAGCCCGGCTGCTGCTGCACCTGCAGCTTGCTGTCGGCCTTGAGCGCCGGCAGGTCGGCGGGACGCGGGTGCAGGGTGACCTGGCACTCGTTGCGGCGCAGCTTCTGGATGCGCACCGAAGGGTCGATGTTGATCGAGAACACCAGGTTGTCGATCTTCACCTCCTGGGGTGCCCAATAGGCCTTGTTGCCCTTGTAGCGGATCTGCGAATCCTTTTGATAACGCTGGAACACGAACGGCCCGGTGCCGATCGGTTGCTGGTTGATGTCGCTGGGGCGCCCGCTGGCCATCAGCTGTTCGGCGTATTCGGCAGAGAGGATGGAAGCGAAGCTCATGGCCAGGTTCTGGATGAACGCGGCATCGACCTTGTTCAGGGTAAAGATCACGGTCAGTGGATCGGCTTTCTCGACACGGGCGATGTTCTTGTCCAGGCCCATGCTGATGAAATAGGGGAACTCGGTCGGGTAGGCCTGGCGGAACGGGTGGTTCTTGTCGAGCATGCGGTTGAAGGTGAACAGCACATCGTCGGCGTTGAAGTCGCGGCTCGGCGTAAAGGCCTTGTTGCTGTGGAACTTCACCCCTTCGCGCAGGTGGAAGGTGTAGCGCAGGCCATCGTCGGACACCTGCCAGCGGGTCGCCAGGGCAGGGTGCACGGCGGTGCCGCCGCGCTCGAACTCGACCAGGCGGTTGTAGATCGGTTCGGCGGCGTCGTTGTCGGTGGCGCTGGTGTACTGCGCGGTGTCGAAGCCGGCGGGGCTGCCTTCGGAGCAGAACACCAGGTTGTTGGCCAGCAGGGCCGGCGATCGGCTGATCAGGCCCAGGGCCAGCAGGGCGGAAAGGCGGGTGGTATGGCGCATGGCAAGTCCTGTTACGGCTGTTTGCGCCGCCTCGGGGTACGAATGGCGGCAACAGTTCGCCGACCCCGCTGCGGGTAGCGGCGGGACGACATGAAGAGGTGGCGAGGTTGGCGGGCACCCGCCGTTTAGCGGGTGCCGTAGCT
This genomic interval carries:
- a CDS encoding ABC transporter substrate-binding protein encodes the protein MRHTTRLSALLALGLISRSPALLANNLVFCSEGSPAGFDTAQYTSATDNDAAEPIYNRLVEFERGGTAVHPALATRWQVSDDGLRYTFHLREGVKFHSNKAFTPSRDFNADDVLFTFNRMLDKNHPFRQAYPTEFPYFISMGLDKNIARVEKADPLTVIFTLNKVDAAFIQNLAMSFASILSAEYAEQLMASGRPSDINQQPIGTGPFVFQRYQKDSQIRYKGNKAYWAPQEVKIDNLVFSINIDPSVRIQKLRRNECQVTLHPRPADLPALKADSKLQVQQQPGFNLGYIAYNTQHPPFDRLEVRQAMDMAVNKQAIIQAVYQDSGQLAVNAMPPTQWSYDDSLKDAPFDPEKAKQLLQQAGVKPGTEITLWAMPVQRPYNPNAKLMAEMLQADWSKLGFKVRIVSYEWGEYLKRMKSGEHDIALIGWTGDNGDPDNWLGTLYNCDAIGSNNYSLWCDPQYDSLVKQAKQVTDRAQRTALYQQAQQRLKQQVPITPVAHSTVNQPLSVKVSGFKVSPFGRNDFSGVSVD